One segment of Nostoc piscinale CENA21 DNA contains the following:
- a CDS encoding FAD-binding domain-containing protein, with protein MLRKFTSRDELITYLREQFPQAAERDDHISNTIGGRKAAQKALQKVDPAAYSKTRNFFTGAVTKLSPYIRYGVLSLAEIREYVLDHVQQPEDATKLINELGWRDYWQRLYVKLGDGIWQDQEEYKTGYTVSEYAPELPQDIQAGSTGRVCIDSFSQELRETGYLHNHGRMWLAAYIIHWRRIRWQAGAKWFLQHLLDGDPASNNMSWQWVASTFSHKPYFFNRENLERYTKGVYCQKCPLYGHCDFEGSYEELEQKLFPKGEFTKQPNSQSWQRGKKGKK; from the coding sequence ATGCTACGTAAATTTACTAGTCGGGATGAATTGATAACGTATCTGCGAGAACAATTTCCCCAAGCCGCAGAACGTGACGACCATATTAGTAATACTATTGGTGGACGCAAAGCAGCCCAAAAAGCATTACAAAAAGTAGACCCAGCCGCCTACAGCAAAACTCGTAACTTTTTTACAGGTGCAGTCACAAAACTTTCACCATATATTCGCTATGGGGTTTTAAGTCTAGCCGAAATCCGCGAATATGTATTAGATCATGTCCAGCAGCCAGAAGATGCCACTAAACTAATTAACGAATTAGGCTGGCGTGATTATTGGCAGCGATTGTATGTCAAGCTAGGTGATGGCATCTGGCAAGACCAAGAAGAATATAAAACAGGTTATACAGTCTCAGAATACGCCCCAGAACTACCCCAAGATATTCAAGCAGGTAGCACAGGGCGAGTTTGTATTGACAGTTTCAGCCAAGAATTGCGAGAAACTGGCTACTTACACAACCACGGGCGGATGTGGTTAGCCGCTTACATCATTCATTGGCGGCGTATCCGTTGGCAAGCCGGGGCTAAATGGTTTTTACAACATCTTTTAGATGGTGATCCTGCCAGTAATAATATGTCTTGGCAATGGGTAGCCAGCACATTTAGCCATAAACCATATTTTTTCAACCGCGAGAATTTAGAACGCTATACCAAAGGTGTCTATTGTCAAAAATGCCCTCTATACGGACATTGTGACTTTGAAGGTAGCTACGAAGAATTAGAACAGAAGTTGTTTCCCAAAGGGGAATTTACCAAACAGCCAAATAGTCAAAGTTGGCAGCGTGGCAAGAAAGGGAAAAAATGA
- a CDS encoding sugar phosphate nucleotidyltransferase, producing MKAMILAAGKGTRVRPITYTTPKPMIPILQKPVMEFLLELLRQHGFDQIMVNVSHLAEEIENYFRDGQRFGVQIAYSFEGKIDDGKLVGEAIGSAGGMRRIQDFSPFFDDTFVVLCGDALIDLDLTAAVKWHKSKGSIATIISKSVPLEEVSSYGVVVTDEDGRVKAFQEKPSVEEALSTNINTGIYIFEPDVFQYIPSGVEYDIGSQLFPKLVEIGAPFYAIPMDFEWVDIGKVPDYWRAIRGVLLGEIKNVQIPGHEVAPGIYTGLNVAINWDKVEITGPVYIGGMTRIEDGAKIVGPAMIGPNCWICSGATVDNSVIFEWSRLGPGVRLVDKLVFGRYCVDKTGASIDVQAAALDWLITDARQAPPVHTPLERQAIEELLGTNAS from the coding sequence ATGAAAGCGATGATTCTCGCGGCGGGTAAGGGTACTCGCGTTCGTCCCATTACCTACACGACTCCCAAACCAATGATTCCTATCTTGCAAAAGCCAGTGATGGAATTTTTACTGGAACTTTTGCGTCAACATGGTTTTGACCAAATTATGGTCAATGTTAGCCATTTAGCTGAAGAAATTGAAAACTATTTCCGCGACGGTCAACGGTTTGGCGTACAAATTGCCTATTCTTTTGAAGGCAAAATTGATGACGGTAAACTGGTGGGGGAAGCCATTGGTTCTGCGGGAGGAATGAGGCGTATCCAAGATTTCTCGCCGTTTTTCGACGATACTTTTGTAGTATTATGCGGCGATGCTTTAATTGATTTGGATTTAACAGCAGCTGTCAAGTGGCATAAATCTAAAGGGTCTATTGCCACAATCATTTCTAAATCTGTTCCCCTAGAAGAAGTTTCTAGTTATGGTGTTGTCGTCACTGATGAAGATGGACGTGTCAAAGCTTTCCAAGAAAAACCTTCAGTAGAAGAAGCCCTCAGCACCAATATCAACACAGGGATTTACATTTTTGAGCCAGACGTATTTCAGTACATACCATCTGGAGTTGAATATGACATCGGTAGCCAGTTATTCCCAAAACTAGTAGAAATTGGTGCGCCTTTCTACGCGATTCCGATGGATTTTGAATGGGTAGATATTGGTAAAGTCCCAGACTATTGGCGGGCAATTCGTGGGGTACTACTGGGTGAAATCAAAAATGTCCAAATTCCTGGTCATGAGGTCGCCCCTGGAATCTACACTGGCTTAAATGTGGCGATCAATTGGGACAAAGTAGAGATCACTGGCCCAGTTTACATTGGTGGAATGACCAGAATTGAAGATGGGGCGAAAATTGTTGGCCCAGCCATGATAGGCCCGAATTGCTGGATATGTAGTGGCGCAACTGTAGATAACAGCGTCATCTTTGAATGGTCACGTTTGGGGCCGGGTGTCCGCTTAGTTGATAAGCTGGTGTTTGGTCGTTATTGCGTGGATAAAACAGGCGCATCTATTGATGTGCAAGCCGCTGCTTTAGACTGGCTGATTACTGATGCGCGTCAAGCACCACCAGTCCACACGCCTCTAGAACGACAAGCGATTGAAGAATTGCTGGGGACAAACGCGAGTTAA
- the pdxH gene encoding pyridoxamine 5'-phosphate oxidase encodes MNTTIADLRKDYTLQDLTETEVDPNPFIQFKKWFEQALAAQLPEPNAMTLATATPDAKPAARMVLLKDFDERGFVFFTNYDSHKGQELAENPQAALVFWWAELERQVRICGHVEKVSEAESDKYFESRPPNSRLGAWVSHQSEVIESRELLEKRMELFQSKYENQEVPRPPHWGGLRVIPSEMEFWQGRPSRLHDRLLYTLLDDGSWKIERLSP; translated from the coding sequence ATGAACACCACCATAGCTGATCTCCGCAAAGATTACACATTACAAGACTTAACTGAAACTGAAGTTGATCCTAATCCATTTATACAATTTAAAAAATGGTTTGAGCAGGCATTAGCAGCGCAATTACCAGAACCCAATGCCATGACTTTAGCTACTGCCACACCTGATGCTAAACCTGCGGCGAGAATGGTGTTACTCAAAGATTTTGATGAACGAGGTTTTGTTTTTTTTACTAATTACGACAGTCACAAAGGACAAGAACTCGCAGAAAATCCTCAAGCAGCTTTGGTTTTTTGGTGGGCAGAATTAGAACGTCAAGTGCGAATTTGTGGTCATGTAGAAAAAGTTTCGGAAGCAGAGTCAGACAAGTATTTCGAGAGTCGTCCACCTAACAGTCGCTTAGGTGCTTGGGTTTCTCATCAAAGCGAAGTTATCGAAAGCCGAGAACTGCTAGAAAAGCGAATGGAACTGTTTCAGAGTAAATATGAAAATCAAGAAGTTCCCCGTCCTCCCCATTGGGGGGGTTTAAGAGTCATCCCTTCTGAAATGGAGTTTTGGCAAGGTCGTCCTAGCCGACTACACGATCGCTTGCTTTATACTCTTTTAGATGATGGCAGTTGGAAAATTGAGCGTTTATCGCCTTAG
- a CDS encoding FUSC family protein, with translation MPSTNKRPFRWLLQQFQLKPGKPAIFSGFRSLLILGVPIGLGIMTGNAAASAVATMAAWFVGMVNVDGTYRQQLRAMIAATIAVTLVFLIASLVSSHLWLAIPATFVVIFIAGLAGLYGNVAASVSLVTSIMFVIALARFATFTNFPTLILHCLLCLAGGTWTILLSLGFWAVQPHDLVRQAVANCYLSLSQFVDLVKERVFDYQDTQAWTERFLPAQDAVIQNLTAARSLWTARWTVQKGANQQGNNLLVLIEDVNQILNGIVALNELLAIASAHQLFSHLQTEIQQAIAQLVIALEMLSKVIAKGKNSVHLGDLHRTIEALQHQWQVLRSQILCTTHPQTDDYGDLVNLRQITSSLINLAQQIQTDAAIVADYNQGKQRLIPQADISTLPESNSAVIINTLRNNLTFDSLTFRHALRLALITTFAEFLAAILQLPRGYWITLTALVALKPNFGGTSETTVQRVFGTMLGGFMGIVLILLVQNQNAIALCLLLLVFMAMSVRPLSYSLFTILLTPAIILLLNLISAGGWQVGVLRIIDSIFGGVLALAGSYLLFPSWERQQLPIQLEKTIRANLAYFQQVITNYLNPEQNGLTSINNLRHQAALENANATAAAQRLFSEPRHVQGEIEPVMTLILYIRGFFSSVTTLAEHLREFSGQYQFTELSQITDTIVQIVENLADSLQQKQPPQSLPPLDNYLEIIHNQVEQLHTARLSEIPRHSHTVTPTLQAVREQTTLSTELERIINEIKVIHCVIARWQS, from the coding sequence ATGCCATCCACAAATAAACGTCCTTTTCGTTGGTTGTTGCAACAGTTTCAACTCAAACCAGGGAAACCCGCAATTTTCTCTGGTTTTCGGAGTCTGTTGATTTTGGGTGTTCCTATTGGGTTAGGAATTATGACAGGGAATGCGGCTGCAAGTGCAGTTGCGACTATGGCGGCTTGGTTTGTGGGGATGGTAAATGTTGATGGTACTTACCGCCAGCAATTGAGGGCGATGATTGCTGCTACTATTGCAGTGACGCTAGTATTTCTGATTGCTAGTCTGGTTAGCAGTCATCTCTGGTTAGCTATCCCAGCGACGTTTGTTGTGATATTTATCGCAGGTTTAGCGGGTTTGTATGGCAATGTCGCTGCATCTGTTAGCTTGGTGACTTCCATTATGTTTGTAATTGCCCTGGCTAGATTTGCGACATTTACCAATTTTCCGACTCTGATTCTACACTGTCTGCTATGTCTAGCTGGGGGAACATGGACAATTTTACTGTCATTGGGCTTTTGGGCGGTGCAACCTCATGATCTTGTCAGGCAAGCTGTGGCTAATTGTTATCTCTCGTTGAGTCAATTTGTAGATTTAGTGAAGGAGAGAGTCTTTGATTACCAAGATACTCAGGCGTGGACAGAACGATTTTTGCCAGCGCAGGATGCTGTAATTCAAAATTTAACTGCGGCGCGGAGTTTGTGGACAGCAAGATGGACTGTGCAGAAAGGCGCTAATCAGCAGGGAAATAATTTATTGGTGTTGATTGAAGATGTCAATCAAATTCTCAATGGGATTGTGGCATTAAATGAACTTTTAGCGATCGCATCTGCACATCAGTTATTTTCTCACTTACAGACCGAGATTCAACAAGCGATCGCACAATTGGTAATTGCTCTGGAAATGTTATCAAAAGTGATCGCTAAAGGCAAAAACTCAGTTCATTTAGGCGATTTACATCGTACCATTGAAGCACTACAACACCAATGGCAAGTTCTCCGTTCTCAGATTCTCTGCACCACTCACCCCCAAACAGATGACTATGGCGATTTAGTTAATCTGCGGCAAATTACCAGCAGTTTGATAAATCTTGCCCAGCAAATACAAACTGATGCCGCGATTGTGGCAGATTATAACCAAGGAAAACAGCGTCTGATTCCGCAAGCAGATATTTCTACGCTCCCTGAGTCAAACTCTGCTGTAATTATTAACACATTACGAAATAACTTAACCTTCGATTCCTTAACCTTTCGCCATGCCTTACGTTTAGCACTAATTACAACATTTGCAGAATTTCTGGCTGCAATCTTACAGTTACCCAGAGGTTACTGGATTACTTTAACGGCTTTAGTGGCACTTAAACCCAACTTTGGCGGAACCTCTGAAACAACGGTGCAGAGAGTCTTCGGTACAATGTTAGGCGGATTTATGGGGATTGTGCTGATTTTATTAGTGCAGAATCAAAATGCGATCGCACTTTGTTTACTGCTGTTAGTATTTATGGCTATGTCGGTGCGACCTTTAAGCTACAGCCTATTTACCATCTTGCTAACTCCTGCCATTATCTTATTACTTAATTTAATTAGTGCAGGTGGCTGGCAAGTAGGAGTTTTGCGAATTATTGATAGTATATTTGGCGGTGTTTTAGCCTTAGCTGGCAGCTATTTACTATTTCCCAGTTGGGAACGACAACAACTTCCCATCCAATTAGAAAAAACTATTCGCGCTAATCTTGCCTACTTTCAGCAAGTGATTACTAACTACCTTAATCCAGAACAAAATGGATTGACTTCTATTAATAACTTACGCCATCAAGCAGCATTAGAAAATGCCAACGCCACCGCCGCAGCCCAAAGATTATTTAGCGAACCTCGTCACGTCCAAGGTGAAATTGAACCTGTCATGACTTTGATTTTATACATTCGTGGCTTTTTCAGTTCAGTAACAACTTTAGCCGAACATCTGCGCGAATTTAGCGGCCAGTATCAATTTACAGAACTTTCACAAATTACAGATACTATTGTGCAGATTGTAGAAAACCTAGCAGATAGTCTCCAACAAAAACAGCCACCCCAATCATTACCACCATTGGATAATTATCTTGAAATTATTCACAATCAAGTTGAGCAGTTACATACTGCACGTTTATCAGAAATTCCTAGACATTCTCACACTGTAACTCCTACATTACAAGCAGTGCGAGAACAAACTACCTTATCTACAGAACTAGAACGCATTATTAATGAAATTAAAGTGATTCACTGTGTAATTGCTCGTTGGCAAAGTTGA
- a CDS encoding peptidoglycan-binding domain-containing protein, whose product MNWKVIALVPAIALATTLPAYSVTKEKTTNPTTTTHVTQPHTQPNNTAKKATPVQKANAKRKPTNVAQRSNILTIGSRGESVKNVQNLLKKQGFYTADVNGVFDKNTRAAVIKFQKSKKLRADGIIGSRTLAALQ is encoded by the coding sequence ATGAATTGGAAAGTAATTGCGTTAGTCCCAGCTATAGCTTTAGCTACTACTTTACCTGCCTATTCTGTCACTAAAGAGAAAACCACAAATCCCACCACCACTACTCACGTAACACAGCCACATACCCAACCAAATAACACTGCGAAAAAAGCTACTCCAGTCCAAAAAGCTAACGCTAAACGCAAACCAACTAATGTAGCCCAGCGTAGTAACATACTGACCATCGGTAGCAGAGGAGAATCTGTGAAAAATGTGCAGAATTTGTTAAAAAAACAAGGTTTCTATACAGCCGATGTTAACGGTGTATTTGACAAAAATACACGCGCAGCAGTCATTAAATTTCAAAAATCTAAAAAATTAAGAGCAGATGGCATTATTGGTAGTAGAACTTTAGCGGCACTGCAATAA
- a CDS encoding DNA polymerase, which produces MNKPIIWIHGDCLSPSNPAFQEYPDAPAIWVWDDALIEEWQLSLKRIAFIYECLLELPVEIRRGNVAQEILAFAKEHNANLVVTAESPSPRFDDICDDIERSMKLEVLAVEPFFEYDGYIDLKRFSRYWKVAEKYVFEC; this is translated from the coding sequence ATGAATAAACCAATTATCTGGATACACGGCGACTGTCTCAGTCCATCCAACCCCGCATTTCAAGAATATCCCGATGCCCCGGCGATTTGGGTTTGGGACGATGCTTTAATTGAAGAATGGCAATTAAGCCTGAAACGCATCGCCTTTATTTATGAATGCTTGCTAGAGTTGCCAGTAGAAATTCGTCGTGGCAATGTTGCCCAAGAAATTTTAGCCTTTGCCAAAGAACACAATGCTAATTTGGTGGTGACAGCCGAAAGTCCTAGTCCGAGATTTGATGATATCTGCGATGACATAGAACGTTCTATGAAATTGGAAGTATTAGCCGTGGAACCATTTTTTGAATATGACGGCTATATCGATTTAAAGCGTTTTTCCCGCTATTGGAAAGTAGCGGAAAAGTATGTTTTTGAGTGCTGA
- a CDS encoding cyclic nucleotide-binding domain-containing protein, translating into MLSSVDRLLFVRRVPIFKELRDDFIVRLTSVMHELSFPANYTIFRQGEEGRSLYIVVSGRVKVHIGNKFLAEVEQGKYFGEMAVFDTQPRSATATTIEPCECLELTQEQLYDAIEETPEIAVNIIRELSRLIRRLNESVEVTHS; encoded by the coding sequence ATGCTGAGTAGTGTTGACCGATTATTATTTGTGCGCCGAGTCCCGATTTTTAAAGAATTGCGGGATGATTTTATTGTGCGGCTAACTTCAGTGATGCACGAATTGTCATTTCCGGCAAATTATACAATTTTTAGACAGGGTGAAGAAGGGCGATCGCTCTATATAGTGGTATCAGGTAGAGTTAAAGTCCACATTGGTAATAAATTTCTCGCAGAAGTAGAGCAGGGAAAATACTTTGGCGAGATGGCAGTATTTGATACACAGCCCCGTTCTGCCACTGCTACTACCATCGAACCTTGTGAATGCTTAGAACTCACACAAGAACAACTTTATGACGCAATTGAAGAAACTCCCGAAATTGCCGTCAACATCATTCGTGAGTTATCACGGCTCATCCGCAGATTGAATGAAAGTGTTGAAGTAACTCATTCATAG
- a CDS encoding segregation/condensation protein A, producing MDASELLETITLLIDQAERGEIDPWDVKVIEVIDRYLEFMAPEATTKGYEADLSQSGQAFLSASMLVLFKANTLMQWSTAGDVPEILEDDGITDLENGLSHQRRLPLELQLRRRPSAMPPPKRRVTLQELIEQLQLMANQLKLVQKVDKPARVKRQPSVRTMRQALELAHQENLTEVAQELEELLRSAAQELFQEQNYVTLEQLVQLWSQNQQPQHNNSHHESEHSHLVGVFWALLLLSAQSKVELFQAEFYQEIQIRLITDAPNIPKSVEQPIN from the coding sequence ATGGATGCTTCCGAGCTATTAGAGACAATAACACTCCTTATTGACCAAGCCGAACGGGGGGAAATAGACCCTTGGGATGTCAAGGTCATAGAGGTAATTGACCGTTATTTAGAATTTATGGCACCGGAAGCGACAACAAAAGGCTACGAAGCCGATTTATCTCAATCTGGCCAAGCTTTTTTGTCTGCATCAATGCTGGTGTTATTCAAAGCAAATACCTTGATGCAATGGTCAACCGCTGGAGATGTCCCAGAAATTTTAGAAGATGACGGTATAACTGATTTGGAAAATGGCCTCTCTCATCAGCGTCGTTTGCCATTAGAGTTGCAGCTACGCCGCCGTCCCTCGGCCATGCCACCGCCTAAGCGACGTGTCACCCTGCAAGAATTAATTGAACAATTGCAGCTAATGGCAAATCAGCTAAAACTCGTCCAAAAAGTTGATAAGCCGGCGCGGGTGAAGCGTCAGCCTAGTGTCCGTACTATGCGGCAGGCGTTAGAATTAGCTCACCAAGAAAATCTCACAGAAGTTGCCCAAGAACTGGAGGAGTTACTGCGTAGTGCGGCTCAAGAATTATTTCAAGAACAAAATTATGTCACCCTCGAACAGCTTGTACAATTATGGTCTCAAAATCAGCAACCACAGCACAATAATTCTCACCATGAGTCAGAACACAGCCACTTAGTTGGTGTGTTTTGGGCTTTACTATTGTTATCCGCTCAATCTAAAGTCGAGTTATTTCAAGCGGAATTTTACCAAGAAATCCAAATTCGACTGATTACAGATGCCCCTAACATCCCAAAATCAGTAGAACAACCAATAAACTAA